The Bernardetia sp. ABR2-2B DNA window AATCCTGCTGATGAAGTCTATTCGAAAGAATGGGCAATGAATACGGCAGCCGTTACCCAATTATTGGTGGATTAATTTTATACAATTTAACCGACACTTTTCGAAGTGTCGGTTTTTTTGGGTGCATAACAAATTGCTACATGATGTTGTTGGTATCGCTCACGCTAAAACACCAACAACGGCATTAGATTTTTATTCAAATTCTACGCCGAACGGGGGAAACCATAAAGCAAATACAAAATATGTTGTTGGGCTTAGTTTGTAACTAAGACCTATCAGTTATATAAATCTTCAGATTTATGTAGTCAAGTAAATACAAAAATACCTACTTAACTTGCAAGTCTAAGACTTGATGAACTGATAGGTCGTAGTCGCAGACTACGCCCAACACTTGTTTTTTTATTTTTTAGTCTTTGGAAGACTCAGCCGAACGGGGGACAACGCCCAACATTCATTTTTTTTGTTTGGCTATTGGAACACTACGACGAACGGAGGTAAATCGTAGTCGCAGACAACGCTTAACAAGTTTATTTTGCAACACTACGAGCAACTGGGGGGGCATTCATAATTCTAACCACTTATTTGCATTATTAATAGGATATATAGTTTACTAACATGAACTCACAAGGGAGAACCTTTATCTTAGAAGTGTCAAATATGAAGTTATTTACTTTATCAATGTTGTCAAGTAGTTCACAATCTAGAAATCCTTCAATGCCCTGTATGATTCTTATGTTAGAAACGCTTCCATCTGTTTCTATTACCATCGAAATGGAAAACATTACTGGGTTTGGTGGATTACCATGATTCCTAGGTAAAGTAATTCCCTTTAATACGAGTTTAGCTATTTGCCTATATTTATCTTCATCTTTCAAATAGATGCTATCATCAGTATAAAGAGATACATTTTTCTCAATGCCTTTCACATCAAAATAATCTATCTCTCCGTTTTCATTGAATATTTTATAAATGCGTCCACTATTATCATATACTAAAGAATCTTGACAAAATACTGTATTAGACACAAAAACAAAAAGTAAAAATAGCAAATGTTTCATTATTTAATTATTTGGTGAAATACTAAAATTATTCTTTCTCTTTCAACTCGTGTTGAATAGGATTACCATCATTACCATTAACATTCATCTCAATATTTCCAGAGCTACTTGAATCAAACTCTTGAACACTTTTAACTTCCCCCAGCCGTCGCTCGCAAAATGGCTCTCGCTTGGCTCTGCCGAGTGAGAATTATGTATTCGGCATCCTGCAGTGTATTTGTATTTTTAAACTAGAACAAATCTAAGGTTTTAAAGTTAAAATCAAAAAAGTATGCACATATAAAATACTCTGCGTTCTTGTTGGTGTTCCCATTTTAAAAAGTAAAAGAAGCCGTTGTTGTGTCTTTAGTTTCGGCTTGCCGTTACGATGACCAACAACTCAAACACACTAGTTGTGCGTAGAATGAAAAAAAAGTAGTTAAGCGTTGTCTATGACTACGATTTATCAGTATGGTAAGTCTTAGACCTTATCCTGTCCCATAAACTTTTCAATTTTGGCTATTGTTTTGTATTGATTTTATTTGTTTACTATTCTTACCTTCATTTTATGTTATATCAACCTTTGGAACATTGGAGCGAACGAGAATTTATGGGTTGTGGTGTTGAAGACTTACGAGAAGCGAAGAGTATTTCGAAGATGGCAGATAAATTATTAGCTACTCCAGAAAACTCTTTCAGTAGTAGCGTAGGTAATAGCCTACGAAAAGCAGCTTGGCGTATTTTTTCAAAGGAAGAAGTAGATATTAGCTACGGACATTATCGTCAATCTTCTCTTCGTTGTTCTTCTGAATCTATGGTTTTGGTTCACCAGGATACAACAGATTTGAATTTTGGAGGTCATTTGGCTAGTGAAGGTTTAGGTGACTTAGGAGGTAGTACTGGCAAGCCTATTCTAGGTCTTTGTGTTCATAGTGCTTTAGTTACTACGGAAGCAGGTATTCCTTTGGGTTTGATTTCACAAAAGATATGGGCGCCTACAGTGGGCAGTAAAGAAAAAAAAGTAATTCCTCACCTTCCAATAGAAGAAAAAGAAAGTTATCGTTGGTTAGAGGCTCTACAAGATATTAGCCATCGTTTAAAAGATGTTTCTAAGGTAATTGTAGTTTCTGATAGAGAGAGTGATTTTTATGAATATATTGATGCTACTCGTGGTAGAAATGTGGAGTTGTTATTTAGAGTGCATCATTTACGTCGTAGAGTATATGCAAATGGAGAGAAGATAGCTCTAGGGCAAGTTAGTTTTTCATCATTATCAGAGATAGATGTTTTTCTACCTAAGAGCAAAACTAGAGAAGCTAGAAGAGCTCGTCTTACAATAAGCTGGGGAGATATTATTTGCCCACCTTCGCAAAGGAAAAAGGGATCAGAACATCCTTTATCTCTTATTATAGCTAAAGAAATGCACCCTCCCAAAGATCAAGAGGCAGTAGAATGGTATCTACTAACCACTCAAAAAATAGTTACCCTTCAACAGGCACTTCTTTGTATAGAACACTACAAAAAACGTTGGACTATTGAGCGTTGGCATTATGTGCTTAAACAGGGTTTACGAGTAGAAAAACTACAGTTTGATACATTTACTTCACTATCTAATGCTATAAGCTTACTCTCCATTGTAGCTTGGCAACTTTATTTGCTCAAAAAACTGGCAGAAGACTATGAAGATATTTCTGCTGATCAAGTATTGACAAAGATACAACTAGAGGTGTTAGGAAAACAAAGTCAGAAAAAAATACGCTACCTTCAAGAGGCTTTGATACGCATCGCTGTGTTAGGTGGATTTACACCATCTAAAAAACAACCTCTACCTGGCGAAATGACAATATGGAAAGGGTATAAGATGCTTAGTTTAATAGTTCAAGGCTATAAACTGGCTAACCCAAAAAAATATGGGACAGGATAAGGTCTTAGACTTGCAAGACCAGTAGGTATTTGTGTGTTTAGAATCCAAATATGCTCTAGCCGTTTTTGGTTTCATCGGTAAAAATACTGAAAATAGCTTGAAATAATAAAGACCTTTTACATAGCTTTTGCTTTTGTAAAAGGTCTTTTTTAATAGAGCTTTATATTTATTGATTCAAACTAGTTAAAGCCTCTTGCATTTCTTTAAAGCTCACTTCTCTGTACTTTAAATCTATCGGAGTGGTGCTTACTTTAGTTTCTTGGAGAGCCATAAAAATTTTGTCTTCTTTTTTACGAATCCCAAAAACAGTGATAGGTTCATTTTTTGGAATATTTGGAAATAAATTTTTTCCACCCATAGAACTTCCTTTCATAACTGAATTAATATTATTGAAAATTACTCTCACAGGTAAAGAAGAATTAACGAGCAAATCTACCTTATCTTGCTTAGGAACGCTATAAAACCTATCACAATTAATCCAACCCAAATCACTTACACTCATTACATAAGATTCCAAAGTACCTGCCGAAACATTACCTGCGTTTTTGGCTACAATTTCATTGTTTCTATCTATAATTTTTTGTCTGTAAGCATCATATCTAGCCTGCATTGTTTCATTTTTCTTTCTCAAAAAATACTCCCTTCTTCTTACCACTTTATAATCTTCTTTAAATGGTTTGGCTGTTGTTTGTACTATGGCTGTCCAAATTAAGATAGGATTTTTGCGTTTTTTGTAAGAAATAGTATAACTTTCTTCTTCTCCTCTTCGCTGTGTTTTTTTCCATGTTCTAAACTCATCTTCTCCTTTCTCCAAAACATCTTTCCAAATATCTAAGGACTGAACATAAAAGTTTTTCTTGTCTTGGCTACAACTTCTTATAGTAGATAATTGAGTAGTAAAACGAAGTCCTGCGCCAGAATTTACACTACGGGTAAGGTTCGTTTGAGTAAGTGCATTATTTGTTCTGTACAATTCTTCTACAATTAGTCCTGTACCTTTTTTTCCTAATTCGACAGCTACTTTAATTGTATCATAAACATAACGCTCTTGGTCTTCAAGGCTGGGATAAATTTCTCTTGAAAAGGTAGAGTAATATTCGATGTAAGTGGTATCCTTTCCTAAACGTTGGTTTCTATTATAATAATAATCGCCACTCTTAAACGTATTTTTACCTGTTACTTTTCTATGGTTTACTTTCCTGAAATTAGCTGTATGTTCTTTACTTATTGCTACATCAAGATTTTCAGAAAGAGCCTCAACTGTTTCCAAAACTATTTCTACATCTCCACATTCACAATCACTTACATTACTTACTTCTTTGTCTATTTGTTCTTTGTTAGATAGAGATATTGTGTGATAAAAATCTCTTTTTGGGGGAAGTCCTCTTAGTCGTATCTTTTTTCTAGTGTTTGTCCAGCTAGAAGGAGGGTTTGAAGCCAAATTTGCATTGGCAGCATTAGAAGAAGCCAAATAAACACTCATTCCATTTTTATTTCTCTTTTTGGTATTAATACTAGGAAGTTCTATATCAATTTCCTTTTTTAGACTGACTTCTTTTCCATCAGAAGTTGCCTTCAAATGAAGCATCCCACCACTTTCCAAAAAACCATCTTCTGTATTCGTTGTCAGACCAGAAAGCAAGACAGTTGATTTATCATAAAATTCTTTTACCTCAAAAACAACAGGTTCTGTAATTGGAGAGCCATCTTTAAAATAAAATGAACCTGAATCGATATGAATATACGTTCCTAAATCACAAAAAATATCTCCTTCTCCATTATTATTTATCTCAAAAGTTTGAGTTTTGGGCGCAAAACGAGCAAAAAATTCAGATGAATCAGTAGCAGAAAAAACATCTAATTCGTCTTCTGAAAACATTGTTTTTTTGTTATCAGCATCAGAAAAATTATTTTCCAAATTTGAAGAACCATTTTCTATCAATGCTGTTCTTTCATCGATAGTTTCCAAGTTCGGACGAAGTGTGTTGTCTGTTTGCACAGATTTCTCTTCCGTTTTTTCTTCATTAACCTTATCATCAGAACCTGTCTGACAGCTAGAAAAATTAATTAAAATAAAAGCAAGAAAAACAGAGAAATAGAGCAAATTGATATTTGAAGAGTAGGTTTTTTGAGAATGAATTTTCATAGCTAGGTTGATTTTTAGGTAGTTAAGAATAGAAATATAATTACATATAGAATGTAGTATACTTTTATAAGTAACGCAAAAATCAAAATTTAGTATAAGTTTTTTTCAAAAAACGAAATAAATCAAAATCATTCTGTTTTTACGAAATCAGATTTTGTTCTTAAAAGGATATTTGCTAGTTGAGGAGAAAAAAGTAATAACTGATTTTTGAATAAAACAAAATACTTTCCTCTCGCTGTATAAATTTCTAATTTTTGAGGTTCTTCATTTCTAATATCATTCAATGAAAAAATAGCTGTTGGAGAAAGAGATTTTAAAGAATCTTGAAGGTTATCATTTTTGACATACTGCTCTCCCATCACCCCACTAAAATAAGGCAAATACTCATAAATTCTGTTTGTATCAGCTTCTGCTAAACCTCTTATTTTGAATGTTTTTCCTGTAAAATCTATTGTAAAACTTTCCTCTTTATTTTGTGGATAATCTACTGAAAGAGAGCGAAATGTATTTGGTGTAGTGGCTAAAAGTGTTCGGTCTTGCCATTCATATGGACGAATATCAAAAATATCTCTTATTTGTAAATAATAACCAGGAATATAGATAGAATAAGGCGAAGTAGATTCTTGTTGCATAGCGTATGTTTCGCCTTCATGCGTACAGACTTTATAATTTCGAATCTGATTATCATTTCTAAAAACTTGTACATCAATTCCGTTTAATAAAAAGCTATTGATAACTTCATCTTTTATGCTTTCCGAAACAGGTTTTTTGACTTCAATACGCTGCATAATTGCCCAAAGAGAAGCAATCATTTCTTCATCCACTACAAAATCATCATTCATTAGCCAATTGCTAGAATTGATTTGGCTTTGAGAAAGTATTTGTTCTCCCAAAACAAGTTTCGTTATTCCTGTGGTATCTTCCAACGCAAATTTTGTTTCACTAATTATAGATTTATCAGAAGATGATTTTTGAGAAGGAATAGTAAAAAAGATAGCTAATAATAAGATGACAGCTAAAAGTGTAAGCAATTTTAGTTTTAAAGAAAAACCTGTATTCGAAGTAG harbors:
- a CDS encoding IS4 family transposase, which gives rise to MLYQPLEHWSEREFMGCGVEDLREAKSISKMADKLLATPENSFSSSVGNSLRKAAWRIFSKEEVDISYGHYRQSSLRCSSESMVLVHQDTTDLNFGGHLASEGLGDLGGSTGKPILGLCVHSALVTTEAGIPLGLISQKIWAPTVGSKEKKVIPHLPIEEKESYRWLEALQDISHRLKDVSKVIVVSDRESDFYEYIDATRGRNVELLFRVHHLRRRVYANGEKIALGQVSFSSLSEIDVFLPKSKTREARRARLTISWGDIICPPSQRKKGSEHPLSLIIAKEMHPPKDQEAVEWYLLTTQKIVTLQQALLCIEHYKKRWTIERWHYVLKQGLRVEKLQFDTFTSLSNAISLLSIVAWQLYLLKKLAEDYEDISADQVLTKIQLEVLGKQSQKKIRYLQEALIRIAVLGGFTPSKKQPLPGEMTIWKGYKMLSLIVQGYKLANPKKYGTG